AGCGTCACCAGCGCGATTTGCATGCTCTTGAAGCCGTGCAACAACTGCGCGGTTTCATTGGTACCCCGTGCCTCGATGTGCTGTGTCAGGTCACCCTGGGCGATTGCGTCCGAAAACGCAATGGCGCGGCGCAGGGGCTGGGAGATGGAGCGAATGACCAGGTACCCGAACACCAGGGCGAGTGCAATGCTGATGAACAGCGAGGCGATCAGGCCAAAGGCCATGCCCTGATAAAGAGACTCTGATTGCTCATATTCTGCTTTGGCGATGTCCAGTTGCACCTGCACCAGCTTGCCCAGCACGTCCTGCAAGGGGTCCAGGGCTGGGTACATCTCTTTGGCGGCATAGGCGGTCAGCGCTGCCGTGTCCCCAGCTTTCAAAATTTGCTCCAGGCGGTTCACCGAGGTGTCCGCTGTGGATTGCAGTCTCCTGAACTGCCCCACCAGCTGCACTTCTTGCGCCACCAGTTCGGTCGCCAGGTAGGCGTTCCATTGCTCCTGAATGTCCTTGCGTGCTTGCGCCACAGACTGCAAGCCTTGCGCAGGGGTCATGGCTGCATCTCTCACTTTGTGGGCGGTGTCGACGATGTTGATGGCGTACGCGTCAGAGACCAGCTTGATCTGCTTGAGGGGCACCACGCGGTCTTGGTAGACGGTGTTCAGCCCCTGATTGGCCCGTTGCATGCCCAGCAGCCCTGCGGTGCCGATCACCGCAGTCAAAAGGCACAGCGCCGCGAGCAGCAATGCCAGGCGGGTTGAGATGCGGATGTTGTCGAGATGCATGGCAGTACCTTTTTCCAACGGTCAAAACAGTCAGACCCGCGGTGCAGGTGTGCGGCTTGGAAATTTCTTGCGCCCTTGGCCTGCCGGGGTCCTATTGCACGGATTCTTCTTGCGCAGCCATCACCGTGTCCTGCAAGAACTTTTCGATGTCCAGCAGGATGAGCATGCGGTCGTCCACCGAGCCGATGGCCAGCAGGTGCTCGGGGTCGAAGTTCGAGTCCAGTGCAGGCACGGGGCGCAGTTGCGAGGGCTCCAGCGTGAGCACGTCCGAGACGCCGTCCACCACTACGCCGATCACGCGCTGGCCAATGTTCAGCACGATCACCACGGTGAGGTGGTTGTATTGCACTTCGCTCACACCCAGCTTGATGCGCAGGTCGATGATGGGAACGATCACGCCGCGCAGGTTCACCACGCCCTTGAGGTGCTCGGGGGCGTTGGCGATGGTGGTGGGCTTTTCGTAAGAGCGTATTTCCTGCACGCGCAGGATGTCCACCCCGTATTCCTCGTTGGCAATCTTGAACGCCAGAAATTCTCGAATGTCGGTCAGAACTCCAATCCTTGCAGAAGATGTGGCAGAGGATGAAGGTGTGGCTGTTGCGGCGTTGATCATCGGACACCCCGTCTTAAATGATAAAAATGTGATTCAAATTCTATCGATCTTGTAGATTGTGTGTCAAATTTTTCAAATTAAATTTCTTCTGCGGCGTTGGTCCTTGGTGGTTTTTGTGTTCGGGTGACGGCTGCCTGCACAATCCGGGGATGAAAACGATCCGACTCAAGCAAGGCAAGGAGCGCTCGCTGCAGCGCCGCCACCCGTGGATATTTGACTCCGCCATCGCCAAAGGCGGTGGCGACAGTGGCGAGACGGTGCGCGTGGAGTCGCACGAAGGGCAATTTTTGGGCTGGGCCGCGTTCAGCCCCAACTCGCGCATCCGGGCGCGGGTGTGGAGCTTTGACGAAACGCAGCGCATTGATGCTTCTTTTTTCATAGCTGCTTGCGCTCGTTCCATAAGCGCTAGAGCCCGATTTGATGTGAAAAGCGATGGTGTGCGGCTGGTGCACGGTGAGTCCGACGGGCTGCCTGGCCTGATCGTGGACCGCTATGGCGACACGCTGGTGGCCCAGTTCACCAGTGCGGGCACCGAGCGCTGGAAGGCGGTGCTGGCCGATGCCTTGCTGCAGGCCACGGGCTTAAGCAAGCTGTATGAGCGATCAGACGCCAACGTGCGCCAACTCGAAGGGCTGGAGCCCGCCACGGGCTGGCTGCGGGGTGGGCCCGTTGCTGGGCAGGCCGAGCCGCCGCTGGAGCTGACCATCCATGAGCACGACTGGCGCCTGACGCTGAACATCGCCGAGGGCCACAAAACCGGCTTTTACCTGGACCAGCGCGACAGTCGCAAGCGTTTTGCCGACTGTGTGCAGCGGCTGAACCTGCGCAAGGTGCTCAACTGCTTTTGCTACACCGGTGGCTTCAGCGTGGCGGCATTGGCGGGCATGCAGGCCGCGCAACGTGCGGGCGGGCAGGGCGGTGGCGAGGTGACATCCATCGATTCGTCCGGCCCCGCGCTGGAGCGGGCCCGCGCCCATGTGCTGCTCAATGGCTTTGATGCGGAACAAGCCAAGTTCATGGATGCGGACGTGAACGCATCGCTGCGCCAGTTTCTGAAAGACGGCGTGCGCTTTGACGCCATCGTGCTTGATCCGCCCAAGTTTGCGCCCACTGCGGCGCACGCTGACCGCGCGGCGCGGGCCTACAAAGACATCAACCGCCTGGCGCTGCAGCTGCTGGAGCCGGGCGGCGTGTTGTTCACCTTCTCGTGCTCGGGCGGGATCAGCGCCGATCTGTTCCACAAGATCGTGGCCTCTGCCGGGGCCGATGCGGGGGTCGACGGCTACATCACCGAACGCCTGGGGGGCGCACCTGACCACCCGATGACATTGGAGTTTCCTGAAGGGGAATACCTCAAGGGCCTGGTGGTGATGCGCAAGCCAGGCTGAAACCTGGTCTCTTTCGCGCCCAGGTATTGCCGCAGTCGCGCTGCCAGTGTCCCGAGTAGGAAGTTCGTTGATGAAATGAAGAGGTCGAAATCGTCGTCAGGCAAGGCGCAAACCGCAGCGATAGCCGTCGCTATTGCGAGGATGTGCACGCAGCATGGCGGCGATTCTCGGCATCTTTGTGAAACGAATCTCCAACTCGGGACACTAGCTACAAATGGCATCGCGCCATGCAACTGTGCCTGCCGGCGTTGTAACCGCCAGAGAGCCCCTGTGCAGGTGGGTGGGCCGCCGTGCCCCGCCGCAATGGGCCTGGCGGGGACGTTTGGAGCGGTTGGAGGCGTGCCCGTAGAGCATCTTCAGGCCCTGCACAGGGCATTGCCTAGGGTCAATCTCAGTCTGTCGCGCGTCGCCGCAGCAGCGCCATCACGAACAAGGCCCCGATGCCCGCCGTGACGATGCCCACCGGCAACTCCTGCGAGCCCAGCAGCGTGCGTGCCACCAGATCGCTGGCCAGCAGCAGTCCGGCCCCGAGCCCTGCTGCCAGCGGCAGGAAAGCGGCATGCAGGGGCCCCGACAGCCGCCGCGCTAGATGCGGCACCATCAGGCCTACGAAACCGATCACCCCGGCCAGCGCCACGCAGCAGGCGGTTGCCACTGCGGCCACCAAGAAGGCCTGGGTGCGCAGCCGCTCGGGCGCGATACCCAGGCTGTGGGCCGTGTCGTCGCCGGCCAGCAGCGCATCCAGCGAGCGGTGGCGGCGCCAGACGAATCCCATGCAAAGGCCCAAGCCCAGGCACGCCAGCCACAGGTTGTCCCACCGCGCCAGCCCCAGGCCGCCCAGCGACCAGAACACCACGGCATGAGCCGCCCGCTGGTCGCCAGCAAAGACCAGCCCGTGCGTCAGTGCGCCGAACAAAAACGACACCGCCAGCCCGGCCAGCACCGTCTGCGCGGGCCCCTGTCCGCCCGCTCGGCGCACCAGCAGCAGCACGGCGCCCGACGCCACCGCAGCCCCGGCGAACGTGGCGGCCGGCAGCGTCCAGGCGCCCAGCCATTCGCCGGTCAACGTGAGGACG
This Acidovorax sp. 106 DNA region includes the following protein-coding sequences:
- a CDS encoding chemotaxis protein CheW; amino-acid sequence: MINAATATPSSSATSSARIGVLTDIREFLAFKIANEEYGVDILRVQEIRSYEKPTTIANAPEHLKGVVNLRGVIVPIIDLRIKLGVSEVQYNHLTVVIVLNIGQRVIGVVVDGVSDVLTLEPSQLRPVPALDSNFDPEHLLAIGSVDDRMLILLDIEKFLQDTVMAAQEESVQ
- a CDS encoding class I SAM-dependent rRNA methyltransferase, with translation MKTIRLKQGKERSLQRRHPWIFDSAIAKGGGDSGETVRVESHEGQFLGWAAFSPNSRIRARVWSFDETQRIDASFFIAACARSISARARFDVKSDGVRLVHGESDGLPGLIVDRYGDTLVAQFTSAGTERWKAVLADALLQATGLSKLYERSDANVRQLEGLEPATGWLRGGPVAGQAEPPLELTIHEHDWRLTLNIAEGHKTGFYLDQRDSRKRFADCVQRLNLRKVLNCFCYTGGFSVAALAGMQAAQRAGGQGGGEVTSIDSSGPALERARAHVLLNGFDAEQAKFMDADVNASLRQFLKDGVRFDAIVLDPPKFAPTAAHADRAARAYKDINRLALQLLEPGGVLFTFSCSGGISADLFHKIVASAGADAGVDGYITERLGGAPDHPMTLEFPEGEYLKGLVVMRKPG
- a CDS encoding iron ABC transporter permease, whose translation is MPLGIVLALVLLAMLSLTVGSAPVSWREAAAALAGPWAGVFGAPAGDMAQAIVRDLRLPRVVLALLVGATLAVVGGLLQSTTRNDLADPFLFGLSSGASTGAVAVLTLTGEWLGAWTLPAATFAGAAVASGAVLLLVRRAGGQGPAQTVLAGLAVSFLFGALTHGLVFAGDQRAAHAVVFWSLGGLGLARWDNLWLACLGLGLCMGFVWRRHRSLDALLAGDDTAHSLGIAPERLRTQAFLVAAVATACCVALAGVIGFVGLMVPHLARRLSGPLHAAFLPLAAGLGAGLLLASDLVARTLLGSQELPVGIVTAGIGALFVMALLRRRATD